From one Nitrospirota bacterium genomic stretch:
- the folD gene encoding bifunctional methylenetetrahydrofolate dehydrogenase/methenyltetrahydrofolate cyclohydrolase FolD, with product MTARLIDGKKIALEIRNQIAIEVKEVVAKGIVPGLAAVLVGDHPASQVYVRNKRKSAREAGMHSELHELDKNASLEEVLKLVDFLNRDSKIHGILVQLPLPKHLDEKKIINAISPEKDVDGLHPLNAGKLMMGEAGFVPCTPLGVMKLLEYMKIEIKGANAVVLGRSHLVGKPVALMLLQKDATVSICHSKTKDLAEIIKKADIVVAAVGKALMVTEEMIKAGAAVIDVGINRLPDGKLVGDVDFEKVSKKAGFITPVPGGVGPMTIAMLLSNTLVSAQNALKREIMS from the coding sequence ATGACTGCCAGGCTCATCGATGGGAAAAAAATTGCTTTAGAAATCAGGAACCAGATCGCAATTGAGGTCAAAGAGGTTGTCGCGAAAGGGATTGTTCCCGGCCTGGCTGCGGTTTTAGTCGGAGATCATCCAGCGTCTCAGGTCTACGTCCGGAACAAAAGGAAATCGGCCCGGGAGGCCGGTATGCATTCGGAGCTTCACGAACTGGATAAAAACGCCTCTCTGGAAGAGGTGTTAAAGCTGGTTGACTTTTTGAACCGGGATTCCAAAATTCATGGAATTCTCGTTCAACTTCCTCTCCCGAAACATTTAGACGAAAAGAAAATAATTAACGCCATTTCTCCGGAAAAAGATGTAGACGGGCTTCATCCGTTAAATGCCGGTAAATTGATGATGGGGGAAGCGGGTTTTGTTCCATGCACCCCTTTAGGCGTCATGAAGCTTTTGGAATACATGAAAATCGAAATAAAAGGGGCAAATGCGGTGGTTTTGGGAAGGAGCCACCTGGTGGGCAAGCCGGTCGCGTTAATGTTGTTGCAGAAAGATGCCACAGTCTCTATTTGCCACTCCAAGACAAAAGATTTAGCTGAAATAATTAAAAAGGCAGATATCGTTGTTGCGGCCGTTGGAAAAGCGCTTATGGTGACCGAAGAGATGATTAAAGCCGGGGCGGCGGTGATTGATGTCGGAATCAACCGTCTTCCCGACGGGAAGTTGGTAGGGGATGTTGATTTTGAAAAGGTTTCTAAAAAAGCGGGTTTCATTACCCCGGTTCCCGGGGGCGTGGGTCCTATGACGATTGCCATGCTTTTGTCCAATACTCTGGTCTCCGCTCAAAATGCCCTAAAAAGAGAAATCATGTCATGA
- a CDS encoding 5-formyltetrahydrofolate cyclo-ligase, which translates to MDKDGIRKELLARRAALSPEEWKLKSRAIQARLLNREEYRRAKTVHFYMGFKNEVETDEVIRKSLEAGKQVVVPWLNDKTDQIELSELKDLRTELRENKYGIKEPYGPFIRPVDRRSVQLAVIPGVAFDPSGNRIGFGKGFYDKLFSQNRTALLIGLAFEFQIVKSIPSEEHDIKMNKILTEYRTIEITQKEIRSKI; encoded by the coding sequence GTGGACAAAGACGGAATACGAAAAGAACTCCTTGCCAGGAGGGCGGCTCTTTCTCCGGAAGAATGGAAACTGAAGTCTCGCGCCATTCAGGCAAGGCTATTGAATCGTGAGGAGTACCGGCGGGCAAAAACCGTTCATTTTTATATGGGCTTTAAAAACGAAGTTGAGACCGATGAGGTGATTCGGAAGTCGCTTGAAGCAGGAAAACAGGTCGTCGTGCCCTGGTTAAACGATAAAACCGATCAAATCGAACTCTCCGAACTCAAAGACCTGAGAACAGAGTTAAGGGAAAATAAGTATGGGATTAAAGAGCCCTATGGCCCGTTTATCAGGCCGGTAGATCGCCGGTCTGTTCAGTTGGCGGTCATTCCAGGGGTGGCATTTGATCCGTCAGGGAACAGGATTGGCTTTGGTAAAGGGTTTTACGATAAACTATTCAGCCAGAATCGAACCGCGCTCCTCATCGGGCTGGCCTTTGAATTTCAGATTGTGAAATCCATTCCTTCAGAGGAACATGACATTAAAATGAATAAAATCCTTACGGAATACAGGACGATTGAAATCACTCAAAAGGAGATCCGTTCGAAGATATGA